In Quercus lobata isolate SW786 chromosome 12, ValleyOak3.0 Primary Assembly, whole genome shotgun sequence, a genomic segment contains:
- the LOC115970207 gene encoding uncharacterized protein LOC115970207 gives MVSEQNEANLEASSMASPDSSNQSDLVNNQSNLINNESIPKNPYFHSASENPGSILVTQPLLGMRNYHSWSRVMILALTVKKKIGFINGRIPMPDPESPLYEDWPSCNTMVLSWLINSMHVDVSSNIIYCKIARDMWLELKNLFSQGNGPKIYNLQKEISHITQNQLSVTEYFSKFKRLWDQLLNLEPIPERSCGAMKTLSATHDKAHVMRFLMGLNENFETLRTQILMYKPFPSISKVYALVLQEESHRNIGHGGSFAAKPDFVAMYVNSKGNSSGNANLD, from the coding sequence atcagagcaaaacGAAGCAAACCTCGAAGCTTCTTCAATGGCGTCCCCTGATTCAAGCAACCAATCTGATCTAGTCAACAACCAATCAAATCTAATCAACAATGAATCAATTCCTAAGAATCCATATTTTCACAGTGCAAGTGAGAATCCAGGAAGCATTTTAGTGACACAACCACTGCTTGGAATGCGAAATTATCACTCCTGGTCAAGGGTTATGATCTTAGCTCTCACTGTTAAGAAGAAGATAGGGTTCATCAATGGTAGAATCCCTATGCCCGATCCAGAATCTCCTCTCTATGAAGATTGGCCAAGCTGCAATACGATGGTACTTTCTTGGCTTATCAACTCAATGCATGTTGATGTATCCAGTAATATAATCTATTGTAAAATTGCTAGAGATATGTGGTTAgaattgaaaaacttgttttcacAAGGCAATGGCCCCAAAATCTATaatcttcaaaaggaaatttCACACATCACTCAGAATCAATTGTCTGTGACTGAGTATTTCTCGAAATTTAAGAGATTATGGGATCAATTGTTGAATCTTGAGCCTATACCAGAGCGTAGTTGTGGAGCAATGAAAACCCTAAGTGCTACTCATGATAAAGCCCATGTAATGCGATTTTTGATGggtttgaatgaaaattttgagactCTAAGGACTCAGATTCTGATGTATAAGCCTTTTCCTTCAATTAGCAAAGTTTATGCCTTAGTTCTTCAAGAGGAGTCTCATAGGAACATTGGACATGGAGGATCTTTTGCAGCAAAACCAGATTTTGTTGCTATGTATGTTAATTCAAAAGGGAATAGTTCTGGGAATGCAAATTTGGACTAA